A single window of Nicotiana sylvestris chromosome 3, ASM39365v2, whole genome shotgun sequence DNA harbors:
- the LOC138887402 gene encoding COP1-interactive protein 1-like gives MAEDSELWDIICDGPHVPMKKLEETGPLVSKGRRDYNDIDRKVVEKNYRPKKILMCGVGPDEYNRVSACDTTKEIWEALQTAHEGNTQVKQSKIDMLTTKYELFRMKNDESIHDMHTRFSSIINELHSLGDVIPRNKLAESSDSSDEDSDMAYLTKRFQKMIQRNGGIPKWGSSSKTRNNDLCHRCGKSGHFIKDCPLAKHEQYKQNPDKAGKRNLVPEKRFNRKSAADNIVKQALAAWGDSSSESERESDAENSSMMAVETEATKYDSLFALMAQSDNDEDEDDEVNFRDVQRNLKSYSSKKLRSLSNVLIDAYYSLVNDKEILTIELGDAEQSRDDLLVCVVDLNETIANLEQEKEALNERITSVKNERDDLMVVVIDLKETIQGLSSEKHTLEENVASTEEKRIAVRGSRLRWTIDSGCLKHAAENIMNCFSLKAL, from the exons ATGGCCGAAGATTCAGAGCTGtgggacatcatttgtgatggtccacatgttcccaTGAAGAAACTTGAAGAAACTGGACCATTGGTTTCCAAAGGGAGAAGAGATTACAACGACATTGACAGAAAAgttgtagaaaagaactatcgtcctaagaaaatcttgatgtgtggcgtaggacctgatgagtacaacagagtaTCAGCTTGTGATACtaccaaagaaatatgggaagctttACAAACCGCACACGAAGGAAACACTCAGGTCAAACAATCCAAGATCGACATGCTCACCACTAAatatgagctcttcaggatgaagaATGATGAGTCTATACACGATATGCACACTAGATTCTCCtctatcataaatgagcttcactcacttggagatgtcattcccagaaacaagctt gctgaaagcagtgattcaagtgatgaagatagtgacatggcctatcttactaagagatttcaaaaaatgATTCAAAGAAATGGTGGCATACCAAAGtggggcagttcaagtaaaacaAGGAACAACGATCTCTGTCACAGATGTGGAAagtcagggcatttcatcaaagactgcccactCGCAAAACATGAGCAGTACAAGCAAAATCCTGACAAAGCAGGAAAAAGAAACTTGGTTCCAGAGAAAAGATTCAATCGAAAAAGTGCTGCAGACAATATCGTTAAGCAGgctcttgctgcttggggagactcctcaAGTGAATCCGAAAGGGAATCAGATGCAGaaaatagttccatgatggcagtggaaactgaagcaacgaAGTACGATTCATTATTCGCGCTGATGGCTCAGTCAGAtaatgatgaagatgaagatgatgaggtaaacttcagggatgttcagagaaatttgAAATCCTATTCTTCTAAGAAGCTAAGGTCTTTATCAAATGTCCTAATTGATGCTTATTATAGTCTTGtaaatgataaggagatcctgaccatagaactaggagatgccgaacaatctagagatgatctactggtctgtgtagtggacttaaatgagaccatagctaatcttgaacaAGAGAAGGAGGCCCTGAATGAAAGAATAACTAGTGTCAAAAATGAAAGAGACGATCTGATGGTAGTAGTCAttgatctaaaagaaacaataCAAGGTCTTAGTAGTGAGAAACACACTTTAGAAGAAAACGTTGCATCTACTGAAGAGAAAAGG ATAGCAGTGAGAGGAAGCAGACTGCGATGGACTATAGACAGTGGATGCCTAAAGCATGCAGCTGAAAACATCATGAATTGCTTCTCACTGAAAGCACTGTag
- the LOC138887403 gene encoding uncharacterized protein, which translates to MSTAAPPNFEEGQSTYRPPRFNGQYYGWWKTRMHDFIMDEDSELWDIICDGPHVPMKKFEETGPIVPKDRKAIEKNYRAKKILVYGIGPDEYNRVSACDTGKEIWEALQTAYEETTQVKQSKIDMLITEYELFRMKDDESIQDMHTRFTSFINELYLLGDVIPRNKLVRKILSALPGS; encoded by the coding sequence atgtCAACGGCTGCTCCAcccaactttgaggaaggacaatcaacctacagacctcctagattcaatggtcaatactacggctggtggaagactcgcatgcatgattttataatggACGAAGACTCAGAATTATGGGACATAAtctgtgatggtccacatgttcctatgaagAAGTTTGAAGAAACTGGACCAATAGTGCCAAAAGACAGAAAAGCcatagaaaagaactatcgtgccaagaaaatcttggtgTATGGCATAGGACCCGATGAGTACAACAGAGTCTCAGCTTGTGATACTggcaaagaaatatgggaagcgtTGCAAACCGCATACGAAGAAACTACTCAGGTTAAACagtccaagattgacatgctcaTTACAGAGTATGAGCTctttaggatgaaggatgatgagtctatacaagatatgcacaccagattcaccTCCTTCATAAATGAGCTTTATTTACTTGGAGATgttattcccagaaacaagcttgtaaggaaaatcctcagtGCTCTACCTGGTTCTTGa
- the LOC138887404 gene encoding uncharacterized protein — MAKGWEEQLDTAKSYLDKAAKKMKKFANRKRCPTYYGVGDMVMVKFNPRQFKALWGMHQNLIRKYERPFKIVAKVGKISYKLDMPSYLNIYPIFHASMLKPYHEDKDDPSRGQSSRAPMTITASHDREIEAIIDYQARRKQGQKATAMFLIHWKGQSPKEATWERYEDLWQFKDNI; from the coding sequence ATGGCTAAAGGATGGGAGGAGCAGCTCGACACTGCTAAGTCCTACTtggataaggcagctaagaagatgaagaagtttgcAAACCGTAAGCGGTGTCCCACATACTATGGAGttggggacatggtcatggtgaagttTAACCCAAGACAGTTCAAGGCACTATGGGGCATGCATCAGAATCTGATTCGCAAGTATGAGAGGCCATTTAAGATTGTCGCCAAGGTaggcaagatctcatacaagcttgacatgccatCGTATCTTAATATATACCCTATCTTCCATGCCAGCATGCTTAAgccatatcatgaagataaggatgatcCAAGTAGGGGCCAATCAAGTCGGGCGCCAATGACTATCACCGCCTCGCATGATCGGGAGATTGAGGCTATCATAGATTACCAAGCCAGGCGAAAACAAGGGCAAAAAGCCACCGCTATGTTCCTCATCCAttggaaagggcaatcaccgaaggaggccacgtgggaacgatatgaagacttgtggcaattcaaagataataTCTGA